From the Carya illinoinensis cultivar Pawnee chromosome 4, C.illinoinensisPawnee_v1, whole genome shotgun sequence genome, one window contains:
- the LOC122307458 gene encoding secretory carrier-associated membrane protein 1-like isoform X2, whose translation MSRYDSNPFDEEEVNPFADSAARGKRSGQSNHGGGSFYMTNLGSVPPATSRLSPLPPEPYDRGATIDIPLDNAKDLKSKEKELQSKEAELKKREQELKRREDAIARAGIVIEEKNWPPFFPLIHHDIANEIPIHLQRTQYVAFTTYLGLVVCLLWNIVAVTTAWIKGEGPTIWFLAIIYFISGVPGAYVLWYRPLYRAMRTDSALKFGWFFLSYMVHIAFCIFAAVAPPIIFKGKSLTSEHWYFLVY comes from the exons ATGAGTCGCTACGATTCCAATCCTTTCGACGAAGAAGAGGTCAATCCGTTCGCG GACTCGGCAGCTCGGGGGAAGCGATCAGGGCAATCAAACCATGGTGGAGGTTCATTTTATATGACA AATCTTGGAAGTGTTCCTCCCGCAACCTCAAGGCTTTCACCCCTGCCTCCTGAACCTTATGACCGTGGTGCTACAATTGATATTCCTCTTGATAATGCAAAG GATTTGAAATCAAAGGAGAAGGAGCTCCAGTCTAAAGAAGCCGAGTTGAAAAAGAGAGAACAG GAACTAAAGCGGAGGGAAGATGCTATAGCAAGag CGGGAATTGTTATAGAGGAAAAAAATTGGCCCCCATTTTTTCCTCTTATCCATCATGACATTGCAAATGAAATACCTATCCATCTACAAAGAACTCAGTATGTTGCTTTCACAACATATTTGG GTTTGGTTGTGTGTCTCTTGTGGAATATTGTGGCAGTTACGACCGCTTGGATAAAAGGGGAAG GTCCAACAATTTGGTTTCTTGCTATCATCTACTTCATATCAGGGGTTCCTGGAGCATATGTGTTGTGGTATCGGCCTCTTTATCGTGCTATGAG GACTGATAGTGCTCTGAAGTTTGGTTGGTTTTTTCTGTCTTACATG GTACACATTGCCTTTTGCATCTTTGCTGCAGTTGCTCCACCCATTATTTTCAAAGGGAAATCTCTTAC TTCAGAGCACTGGTATTTCCTGGTGTATTGA